One Prevotella intermedia ATCC 25611 = DSM 20706 DNA window includes the following coding sequences:
- a CDS encoding valine--tRNA ligase, translating to MELASKYDPQNVEAKWYEYWLNNRLFSSKPDGREPYTVVIPPPNVTGVLHMGHMLNNTIQDILVRHARMEGKNACWVPGTDHASIATEAKVVNKLAQEGINKADLTREEFLKHAWAWTDEHGGIILKQLRKLGCSCDWERTAFTMDEKRSESVIKVFCDLYDKGLIYRGVRMVNWDPSAETALSDEEVIYKDEHSKLYNLKYYIAPEDQSKVERKHDDNVMHKDDKGYYAVVATTRPETIMGDTAMCINPDDVKNTWLKGLHVIVPLVGRCIPIIEDSYVDIQFGTGCLKVTPAHDINDHALGLKHGLETIDIFNDNGTLSEAAGLYIGQDRMEVRKQIAIDLKTADLMEKVEDYDNKVGYSERTNVPIEPKLSTQWFLSMQHFADIALDPVMNDEIEFYPKKYKNTYRHWLENIKDWCISRQLWWGHRIPAYYFKDQNGKPATVVAETDEKALEQAKAINPNITMADLEQESDCLDTWFSSWLWPISVFDGINNPDNEEIKYYYPTSDLVTGPDIIFFWVARMIMAGYEYRQTFPFKHVYFTGIVRDNIGRKMSKSLGNSPDPLELIEKYGADGVRMGMMLSAPAGNDILFDESLCEQGRNFNNKIWNAFRLVQGWETADIEQPEANKIAIKWFDAKLKEVDAEMEEQFKSYRISEALMTVYKLFWDEFSSWYLEMIKPEYGKPIDKQTYDATLRFFDTLLKMLHPFMPFITEELWQHIFDRNEGESIMLEKLELTLPADEEKTLIAEIENMKQIVGGIRTVRNQKNIAPKVLLSLEVVGKNNYEAYNCVIAKMANLESINVVDEKSSDASAFMVGTDGFAVPLGNLIDVKAEIEKLEKELAHLEGFLKGVKAKLSNENFVAHAPEAVITKERKKQSDSEEKIETIKANIEELRKK from the coding sequence ATGGAATTAGCAAGTAAGTACGACCCACAGAACGTGGAAGCGAAGTGGTATGAGTATTGGCTCAACAATAGACTATTCAGCTCTAAGCCTGACGGACGCGAGCCTTATACAGTGGTTATCCCACCGCCCAACGTAACGGGCGTATTGCATATGGGACATATGCTCAACAATACCATTCAGGATATTCTTGTACGCCACGCACGTATGGAAGGAAAGAACGCTTGCTGGGTTCCTGGTACTGACCACGCCAGCATTGCCACTGAAGCAAAAGTGGTAAACAAGCTCGCACAAGAAGGAATAAACAAAGCCGACCTTACAAGAGAGGAGTTCCTAAAACACGCTTGGGCGTGGACAGATGAGCACGGTGGCATTATCTTAAAGCAATTGCGCAAACTTGGCTGCTCTTGCGATTGGGAACGCACTGCCTTTACAATGGACGAGAAGCGCAGCGAAAGTGTTATCAAGGTGTTCTGCGACTTATACGACAAGGGCTTAATCTATCGTGGTGTGCGCATGGTGAACTGGGATCCAAGTGCAGAAACAGCTCTTTCCGACGAAGAAGTTATTTACAAGGACGAACATTCAAAACTCTACAACCTTAAATATTATATTGCACCCGAAGACCAAAGCAAGGTTGAACGCAAGCACGACGACAATGTGATGCACAAAGACGACAAGGGTTACTACGCTGTTGTAGCTACCACACGTCCCGAAACCATTATGGGTGATACGGCTATGTGCATCAATCCCGACGACGTGAAAAATACTTGGCTGAAAGGATTGCACGTCATTGTGCCATTGGTGGGGCGTTGCATTCCTATCATAGAAGACTCGTATGTGGACATTCAGTTTGGTACGGGCTGTCTGAAGGTTACTCCTGCCCACGACATCAACGACCACGCACTCGGTTTGAAGCACGGCTTGGAAACCATCGACATATTCAACGATAACGGAACACTGTCGGAAGCAGCAGGTTTATATATAGGTCAGGACCGTATGGAGGTGCGCAAGCAAATTGCCATCGACCTCAAAACTGCCGACTTAATGGAGAAAGTGGAAGACTACGACAACAAGGTGGGCTACTCTGAACGTACTAACGTGCCTATCGAACCAAAGCTTTCAACACAATGGTTCTTAAGTATGCAACACTTTGCAGACATTGCACTCGACCCTGTGATGAACGATGAGATAGAGTTCTATCCGAAGAAATACAAGAACACCTATCGCCATTGGTTGGAGAATATCAAGGATTGGTGCATCAGCCGCCAACTTTGGTGGGGACACCGCATTCCTGCTTACTATTTCAAAGACCAAAACGGCAAGCCTGCAACAGTTGTGGCAGAAACCGACGAAAAGGCTTTGGAACAGGCAAAGGCTATCAACCCAAATATAACAATGGCTGACTTGGAACAAGAAAGCGACTGTTTGGATACATGGTTCTCAAGTTGGTTGTGGCCAATCTCGGTATTTGACGGCATCAACAACCCTGACAACGAAGAAATAAAGTACTATTATCCAACGAGCGACTTGGTTACTGGTCCCGACATTATCTTCTTCTGGGTGGCTCGTATGATTATGGCAGGCTACGAATATCGCCAGACCTTCCCATTCAAGCACGTTTATTTCACAGGCATCGTGCGCGACAATATCGGACGCAAGATGAGCAAGAGCCTCGGCAACTCGCCCGACCCATTGGAACTAATAGAAAAGTATGGTGCTGACGGTGTGCGTATGGGTATGATGCTTTCTGCACCGGCAGGCAACGATATCTTGTTCGATGAAAGCCTTTGCGAGCAAGGACGCAACTTCAACAACAAGATATGGAATGCCTTCCGCCTTGTTCAAGGTTGGGAAACAGCAGACATAGAGCAGCCTGAAGCTAACAAGATAGCCATTAAGTGGTTCGATGCAAAGCTCAAAGAAGTAGATGCCGAAATGGAAGAACAGTTCAAGAGCTATCGCATATCAGAAGCGTTGATGACAGTTTACAAGCTTTTCTGGGACGAGTTCTCAAGTTGGTACTTGGAAATGATTAAGCCTGAATATGGCAAACCCATCGACAAGCAGACCTACGACGCAACGCTCCGCTTCTTCGACACCCTCTTGAAGATGCTCCACCCATTCATGCCGTTCATTACAGAAGAACTTTGGCAACACATCTTCGACCGCAACGAAGGCGAAAGCATTATGTTGGAGAAACTCGAATTGACACTTCCTGCCGATGAAGAAAAGACTTTGATTGCCGAAATAGAGAATATGAAGCAGATAGTGGGCGGCATTCGCACCGTTCGCAACCAAAAGAACATTGCTCCAAAAGTATTGCTTTCTTTAGAGGTTGTGGGCAAAAACAACTATGAGGCTTACAACTGCGTGATTGCGAAGATGGCTAATCTCGAAAGCATCAATGTTGTAGACGAGAAGAGTTCTGATGCTTCTGCCTTTATGGTGGGCACCGATGGTTTTGCCGTTCCGCTTGGAAACCTGATTGATGTAAAGGCTGAAATCGAGAAATTAGAAAAGGAACTTGCGCACTTGGAAGGTTTCCTGAAAGGTGTAAAAGCAAAGCTCTCAAACGAAAACTTTGTGGCGCACGCTCCCGAAGCTGTGATTACTAAGGAACGTAAGAAGCAAAGCGACTCGGAAGAGAAGATTGAAACTATCAAGGCAAATATAGAAGAACTACGCAAGAAGTAA
- a CDS encoding co-chaperone GroES produces the protein MTIKPLADRVLILPVEAEQKVGGIIIPDTAKEKPQRGKVVAVGNGTKDEDMILKVGDEVFYGKYAGTEIENDGEKYLMMRQSDVLAVVE, from the coding sequence ATGACAATTAAACCATTAGCAGACAGAGTGCTTATTCTCCCAGTCGAAGCGGAGCAGAAAGTAGGTGGAATTATTATTCCCGACACAGCAAAAGAAAAGCCACAGCGTGGCAAGGTGGTTGCTGTTGGTAACGGTACAAAAGACGAAGATATGATTTTGAAGGTCGGCGACGAAGTTTTCTATGGCAAGTATGCTGGTACCGAAATCGAAAACGATGGCGAGAAGTATCTTATGATGCGTCAAAGCGACGTTCTTGCTGTTGTAGAATAA
- the groL gene encoding chaperonin GroEL (60 kDa chaperone family; promotes refolding of misfolded polypeptides especially under stressful conditions; forms two stacked rings of heptamers to form a barrel-shaped 14mer; ends can be capped by GroES; misfolded proteins enter the barrel where they are refolded when GroES binds), whose product MAKDIKFNKDARELLKSGVDQLADAVKVTLGPKGRNVVIGKKFGAPQITKDGVTVAKEIELEDSFENAGAQLVKSVASKTGDDAGDGTTTATILTQAIVTEGLKNVAAGANPMDLKRGIDKAVNKVVDFIKESAEIVGDNYDKIEQVATVSANNDPEIGKLLADAMRKVSKDGVITIEESKTRDTNIDVVEGMQFDRGYLSSYFVTDTDKMEVLMENPYILIYEKKISNVKDFLPILQPAAESGRPLLVIAEDVDSEALTTLVVNRLRGGLKICAVKAPGFGDRRKAMLEDIAVLTGGVVISEDKGLTLDKATLEMLGSAKKVTVSKDFTTIVDGAGSKESIAERVNAIKSEIANTKSQYDKEKLQERLAKLAGGVAVLYVGANSEVEMKEKKDRVDDALCATRAATEEGVVVGGGTTYIRAQEVLKVLTGENPDEQTGINIVCRAIEEPLRQIVYNAGGEGAVVVNKVREGKGDFGYNARRDQYEDLRAAGVIDPAKVSRVALENAASIAGMFLTTECIVVDKPEETPAMPANPGMGGMM is encoded by the coding sequence ATGGCTAAAGATATTAAATTCAACAAAGACGCCCGCGAATTGCTCAAGAGCGGTGTAGACCAACTTGCTGATGCAGTAAAAGTTACATTAGGTCCTAAGGGGAGAAACGTAGTTATCGGAAAGAAGTTCGGTGCTCCTCAAATCACAAAAGACGGTGTTACGGTAGCAAAGGAAATAGAACTTGAAGACAGTTTCGAGAACGCAGGCGCACAGCTCGTTAAGAGTGTGGCAAGCAAAACTGGCGACGACGCAGGCGATGGTACAACTACTGCAACCATTCTGACACAGGCTATCGTTACAGAAGGCTTGAAGAATGTGGCTGCTGGTGCCAATCCAATGGACTTGAAGCGTGGTATCGACAAGGCTGTCAATAAAGTTGTAGACTTCATTAAGGAAAGTGCCGAGATTGTTGGCGACAACTACGACAAGATAGAACAGGTAGCAACCGTAAGTGCCAACAACGACCCTGAAATTGGTAAGTTGCTTGCTGACGCTATGCGCAAGGTATCGAAAGACGGTGTTATCACCATCGAAGAGAGCAAGACCCGCGACACCAACATCGACGTTGTTGAAGGTATGCAGTTCGACCGTGGTTATCTTTCAAGCTATTTCGTAACAGATACCGATAAGATGGAAGTTCTTATGGAGAACCCATATATCCTTATTTACGAGAAGAAGATATCTAACGTAAAGGATTTCTTGCCTATCTTGCAACCTGCTGCTGAAAGCGGTCGCCCATTGTTGGTTATTGCAGAAGATGTTGATTCAGAGGCTTTGACCACATTGGTAGTAAACCGTTTGCGTGGTGGCTTGAAGATTTGTGCTGTCAAGGCTCCAGGCTTCGGCGACCGTCGCAAGGCTATGCTCGAAGACATTGCTGTATTGACAGGTGGTGTTGTTATCAGCGAAGATAAGGGTTTGACACTCGACAAGGCAACACTCGAAATGTTGGGTTCAGCTAAAAAGGTTACCGTTTCTAAGGATTTCACAACAATCGTAGACGGTGCAGGCTCTAAGGAAAGCATTGCAGAGCGTGTGAATGCTATCAAGAGCGAAATTGCGAACACAAAGAGCCAGTACGATAAAGAGAAACTACAAGAGCGTTTGGCAAAACTTGCTGGTGGCGTTGCAGTGCTTTACGTGGGTGCCAACTCTGAAGTAGAGATGAAAGAGAAGAAAGACCGTGTAGACGATGCACTCTGTGCGACTCGTGCAGCAACCGAAGAAGGTGTTGTTGTAGGTGGCGGTACTACTTATATCCGTGCTCAAGAGGTTTTGAAAGTCCTTACAGGCGAAAATCCTGACGAACAGACAGGTATCAATATTGTTTGCCGTGCCATTGAAGAACCACTTCGCCAGATTGTTTATAACGCTGGTGGCGAGGGTGCAGTAGTTGTCAATAAGGTACGCGAAGGCAAGGGCGACTTCGGTTACAACGCGCGTCGCGACCAGTACGAAGACTTGCGTGCAGCAGGTGTTATCGACCCCGCTAAGGTTTCTCGTGTAGCTTTGGAAAATGCAGCTTCAATCGCTGGTATGTTCCTCACAACTGAATGTATCGTTGTTGATAAACCTGAAGAAACTCCAGCTATGCCAGCAAACCCAGGTATGGGAGGCATGATGTAA
- the mazG gene encoding nucleoside triphosphate pyrophosphohydrolase produces the protein MHTKEEKLAAFERLLDIQERLRKECPWDRKQTFESLRPNTIEETFELADALMKHDKKNICKELGDVMEHVVFYALLGSETNDFDIADVCNAQSDKLMFRHDFIDWTGWAVANDNMAINKQGQVVYKDELNTESQAATSANGNVPSTATQVELTWEQRKQKEREGNKTVLSGVPDSLPSLIKAYRIQDKARNVGFDWEKKEDVWDKVGEELDELKAELAREDKENSTKELGDFLFSVINAARLYKLNPDNALEHTNQKFISRFTYVEQQAKKLGKELKDMTLDEMDNLWNEAKKIENNK, from the coding sequence TTGCATACAAAAGAAGAAAAACTTGCAGCGTTTGAGCGTTTGCTCGATATACAAGAGCGATTGAGAAAGGAATGTCCGTGGGATAGGAAACAGACCTTTGAGAGTTTGCGTCCCAACACGATAGAAGAAACATTTGAGCTTGCTGATGCTTTGATGAAGCACGACAAGAAGAACATTTGCAAAGAACTCGGCGACGTTATGGAGCACGTTGTATTCTATGCGTTGCTCGGCAGCGAGACAAACGATTTCGATATAGCAGACGTTTGCAATGCACAGTCGGACAAACTGATGTTCCGCCACGACTTCATAGATTGGACAGGGTGGGCAGTTGCCAACGACAATATGGCGATAAACAAGCAAGGGCAGGTTGTTTACAAGGACGAATTGAACACCGAGAGCCAAGCTGCCACATCTGCAAATGGCAACGTTCCGTCTACTGCAACGCAAGTTGAATTGACGTGGGAACAACGGAAACAAAAGGAAAGAGAAGGAAACAAAACGGTGCTGTCGGGAGTTCCCGACTCGTTGCCCAGCCTTATAAAGGCATACAGAATACAGGACAAAGCCCGAAACGTTGGTTTCGACTGGGAAAAGAAAGAAGATGTGTGGGATAAGGTAGGCGAGGAGCTTGACGAACTGAAAGCCGAATTGGCACGAGAAGACAAGGAGAACTCTACGAAAGAGTTGGGCGACTTCCTCTTTTCAGTCATCAATGCTGCCCGATTGTACAAGCTTAATCCCGACAACGCACTCGAACATACCAACCAGAAGTTCATTTCACGCTTCACATACGTTGAGCAACAAGCAAAGAAACTCGGTAAAGAACTGAAGGATATGACTTTAGACGAAATGGACAACTTGTGGAATGAAGCAAAGAAGATAGAAAATAACAAGTAA
- a CDS encoding response regulator produces the protein MQYYKHNVKNTLQPCYNPFRNWRKRRYSFLSVWVASGSTFFLLTSCEKKPITFSPAERKTTDSIVRSTHGVDSLALLQKQMESEGNKLGSIVALREWGKALRNESRFEEALSVHSKGQQQTESVGDTLELVQALNNIGTDYRRMGVLDVAQEYHYNAWKLSEECTDTSFTAKKNRVVSLNGLGNVYLALGNYERADSALRMALAGERSLNSTVGQAINYANLGSIFEHKGKTDSAWVYYRKSMALNTEAEKELGISLCHTYFGSLYEKAGQYGKATTEYETAYQMMQASKDDWHALNSLIALARIYHTTGNNAKAMAYLGKAKQMAERIKSKEHLAEIYTLYYKNYKQEGDCSAALASYEKATAMQDSVLDMEKVNRIQNASLKIERHRQERQMNEARHRLEEERTTRYIGYIILGIVLFSLAGILAMVLYTNRLRQRNHRALKRMSALRENFFTNITHEFRTPLTVILGLSHELQTSDKEEVKTKAQTIERQGNGLLMLINQLLDISKIKSAVGNPDWKNGNIIAYLTMVVESYYSYARSCNIDLQFFPKGEVIMDFVPNYVDKVMNNLLSNAFKFTPEYGKVSISAWCENQQLFVDVSDTGKGMDKEVISHIFEPFYQEENDIQNIGTGVGLALVKQIMNAVDGKITVESVVGKGTTFHVSMPIRNRYKQQILPNVEIKTPFLPEITKAPDDSIDNDNDCRLLIIEDNHDIATYIGSLFTDQYAILYAKNGKEGLEKALEFIPDLIITDLMMPGMDGLEVCRQVRENEIINHIPIIVVTAKITEEERIKGIEAGADAYLSKPFNTEELRTRVEKLLAGRKLLQEKFAKVSVELKKEEEEGIEPPKEAELRFLTKVTSVVYMQLSKNKDADVSVIASYMCMSPRQFYRKINALTGYSPSIYIQRLKIRKACNILDKDPKISFMEVADLCGFDAYPNFVRAFKNVCGVTPTDYRRKSHI, from the coding sequence ATGCAATATTATAAGCATAACGTAAAAAACACTCTACAACCTTGTTACAACCCTTTTAGAAACTGGCGTAAACGACGCTACTCTTTTTTAAGTGTGTGGGTAGCATCTGGTTCAACCTTTTTCCTACTTACTTCATGCGAGAAGAAACCGATAACTTTCAGTCCTGCCGAGCGCAAGACAACAGACAGCATCGTCCGTTCTACACACGGCGTGGACTCGCTTGCATTATTGCAAAAGCAAATGGAAAGCGAGGGGAATAAGCTCGGCAGCATCGTGGCTTTGAGAGAATGGGGCAAGGCACTGCGCAACGAAAGTCGTTTCGAGGAAGCCTTGAGTGTACACAGTAAAGGGCAACAGCAGACAGAAAGCGTCGGCGATACGCTTGAATTGGTACAGGCACTGAATAACATCGGTACAGATTACCGACGTATGGGTGTGCTCGACGTGGCACAGGAATACCATTACAACGCATGGAAACTGAGCGAGGAGTGTACCGATACGTCATTCACCGCCAAGAAGAACCGCGTGGTATCGCTCAATGGACTGGGGAATGTCTACTTGGCATTGGGTAACTATGAGCGAGCCGACAGTGCATTGCGTATGGCATTGGCAGGCGAACGAAGCTTGAACAGCACGGTGGGGCAAGCCATCAACTATGCTAATCTTGGTTCTATCTTCGAGCACAAGGGAAAGACTGACTCGGCATGGGTGTATTACCGCAAGTCTATGGCACTCAATACAGAGGCTGAGAAAGAACTCGGCATTTCGCTCTGTCATACTTATTTTGGTTCGCTCTACGAGAAAGCGGGGCAATACGGCAAGGCGACGACCGAATACGAAACAGCCTATCAGATGATGCAGGCATCGAAAGACGACTGGCATGCGCTGAATTCGCTCATTGCTCTTGCCAGAATCTATCACACTACGGGCAACAATGCCAAGGCTATGGCATATCTCGGAAAAGCAAAGCAAATGGCTGAACGAATAAAATCTAAGGAACATTTGGCAGAAATCTACACCTTATATTATAAGAACTACAAGCAGGAGGGCGATTGCAGTGCGGCATTGGCTTCGTACGAGAAAGCAACGGCAATGCAGGATAGTGTGCTGGATATGGAGAAAGTGAACCGTATTCAGAATGCAAGTTTGAAAATAGAACGCCACAGGCAGGAAAGGCAGATGAACGAAGCCCGCCACCGATTGGAAGAGGAACGCACCACACGTTACATTGGATATATTATTCTTGGAATTGTGCTGTTCAGTTTGGCAGGAATATTGGCAATGGTGCTTTATACCAACCGACTGCGCCAACGCAATCATCGGGCGTTGAAACGAATGTCTGCTTTGCGCGAGAACTTCTTCACCAACATAACCCACGAGTTCCGAACGCCACTTACCGTTATTCTTGGCTTGAGCCATGAACTGCAAACCTCTGATAAAGAAGAGGTAAAGACTAAGGCGCAAACCATAGAACGGCAAGGAAACGGATTGCTCATGCTCATTAATCAACTCTTGGATATATCGAAAATAAAATCTGCTGTAGGCAATCCCGATTGGAAGAATGGTAATATTATAGCATACCTCACCATGGTTGTAGAAAGCTATTATAGCTATGCTCGTAGTTGTAACATCGACCTTCAATTCTTCCCCAAAGGCGAAGTTATTATGGATTTTGTACCTAACTATGTAGATAAAGTTATGAACAATTTGCTTTCCAATGCTTTCAAGTTCACGCCTGAATACGGAAAGGTGAGTATCTCTGCATGGTGCGAGAACCAACAACTCTTCGTTGATGTTTCCGATACTGGAAAGGGTATGGACAAGGAAGTTATTTCGCATATCTTCGAGCCATTCTATCAAGAAGAAAACGATATACAAAACATTGGTACGGGTGTGGGGTTGGCACTTGTCAAACAGATTATGAACGCCGTTGATGGAAAGATAACCGTAGAAAGTGTAGTGGGCAAAGGCACGACATTCCATGTTAGTATGCCTATTCGCAACCGCTATAAACAGCAGATTCTTCCCAATGTAGAAATCAAGACACCATTCTTGCCCGAAATTACGAAGGCTCCTGATGATAGTATCGATAATGACAACGACTGCCGCCTGCTCATCATCGAGGACAACCACGACATTGCAACCTACATAGGTTCACTTTTTACCGACCAGTATGCTATTTTGTATGCTAAGAATGGAAAGGAAGGGTTGGAAAAAGCCTTAGAATTTATTCCCGACCTCATCATTACCGACCTGATGATGCCTGGCATGGACGGTTTGGAAGTATGCCGACAGGTGCGAGAAAATGAAATCATCAATCATATTCCCATCATCGTGGTAACTGCCAAGATTACTGAAGAAGAGCGCATAAAGGGCATAGAGGCAGGAGCTGATGCCTACCTCTCAAAACCATTCAATACCGAAGAACTGCGCACAAGGGTAGAGAAGCTGCTGGCAGGACGAAAGTTATTGCAAGAGAAGTTCGCAAAAGTGTCAGTAGAACTGAAGAAAGAAGAGGAAGAAGGTATCGAACCGCCTAAGGAAGCCGAATTACGCTTCCTCACCAAGGTAACGAGTGTAGTCTATATGCAGCTTAGCAAGAACAAAGATGCAGATGTTTCCGTGATTGCTTCGTATATGTGTATGAGTCCCCGTCAGTTCTATCGCAAAATCAATGCCTTGACAGGTTATTCACCATCAATTTATATCCAGCGACTTAAAATCAGGAAAGCCTGCAACATATTGGATAAAGACCCCAAGATAAGTTTTATGGAGGTAGCAGACCTATGTGGTTTCGATGCTTATCCCAACTTTGTGCGGGCTTTCAAGAACGTGTGTGGTGTAACACCGACAGACTATCGCAGAAAGAGCCATATTTGA
- a CDS encoding ribonuclease Z encodes MIPFKIHILGCGSALPTLHHNATCQIVEIRGKFFMIDCGEGTQIQVRRSKVHFSKVQAVFISHLHGDHCFGLFGMLSTFGMTGRTAPLQVYAPKQFEEYFNLSMELFCKGLGYKVTFHPIETTKTAVIYEDKSLTVETIPLEHRISCCGFLFREKPTAPHIRRDMIDYYNIPISQISNIKSGADWTTADGETIPNSRLTTPADKPRSYAYCSDTRYMKHLYKKVSGVDVLYHESTYTSEHTDRARTYYHSTSQEAATVARDAAAGKLLLGHYSARYPNEDTILSEAKAIFPNSFLTNEGMVFEV; translated from the coding sequence GTGATACCTTTCAAGATACACATATTGGGCTGTGGAAGTGCCTTGCCCACGCTCCATCATAATGCAACTTGCCAGATAGTAGAAATACGTGGCAAGTTCTTTATGATAGATTGCGGAGAGGGAACCCAGATACAAGTACGCCGTTCGAAGGTTCACTTCTCGAAGGTACAAGCCGTCTTCATTTCTCATCTGCACGGCGACCATTGCTTCGGACTCTTCGGTATGCTTTCCACTTTTGGTATGACGGGGCGCACAGCACCGCTTCAGGTATATGCCCCGAAACAATTTGAAGAATACTTCAACCTCTCAATGGAATTATTCTGCAAAGGACTTGGATACAAGGTTACGTTCCACCCCATCGAGACAACCAAAACCGCTGTTATCTATGAAGACAAGAGTCTGACCGTCGAAACTATTCCGCTGGAACACCGCATATCCTGCTGCGGATTCCTGTTTCGCGAAAAGCCCACCGCACCCCATATCCGCCGAGATATGATAGACTACTATAATATCCCTATCAGCCAAATCAGCAACATAAAGTCAGGAGCAGACTGGACTACTGCCGACGGAGAAACCATTCCCAACAGCCGCCTTACTACTCCAGCCGACAAGCCACGCAGCTACGCCTACTGCTCCGACACAAGATACATGAAGCACCTATATAAAAAGGTGAGCGGTGTAGACGTACTCTACCACGAAAGCACCTACACAAGCGAACACACTGACAGAGCAAGAACCTACTACCACAGCACATCGCAGGAAGCAGCAACAGTAGCCCGAGACGCTGCTGCAGGCAAGCTGCTTTTAGGGCATTATTCCGCCCGTTACCCAAACGAAGATACTATTTTAAGCGAAGCAAAAGCCATCTTCCCCAACAGCTTCCTTACTAACGAAGGAATGGTGTTTGAAGTATAG